The following coding sequences lie in one Arachis ipaensis cultivar K30076 chromosome B05, Araip1.1, whole genome shotgun sequence genomic window:
- the LOC107643744 gene encoding 30S ribosomal protein S13, chloroplastic isoform X2, with the protein MAQTLAMPVAPSLALISNPRPLSRAVYFPVLNPPKVRGLSIECARVGGVEIPNNKRIEFSLQYIHGIGRSRARKILYDISMDNKITKDLSEEDLITLRDEVPKYVIEGDLQRKKKNNSSMAQTLAMPIAPSLALISNPRPLSRAVYFPILNPPKVRELSIECARVGGVEIPNNKRIEFSLQYIHGIGRSRARKIICDISMDNKVTKDLSEEDLITLRDEVSKYVIEGDLRRFNALNIRRLKEIQCYRG; encoded by the exons ATGGCACAAACGCTAGCGATGCCCGTAGCTCCCTCTCTCGCCCTAATCTCAAACCCTAGACCTCTTTCCAGAGCCGTCTATTTCCCTGTTCTCAACCCTCCCAAG GTGAGAGGGTTAAGCATAGAGTGCGCTCGAGTTGGCGGAGTGGAGATTCCGAACAACAAGAGAATTGAGTTCTCGCTACAGTACATCCATGGAATCGGAAGGAGCAGAGCTCGCAAGATTCTCTACGATATAAGCATGGACAACAAGATCACTAAGGATCTCAGCGAAGAGGATCTCATCACTCTTAGAGATGAAGTCCCCAAATATGTCATTGAAGGCGATTTG cagagaaagaagaagaacaactcgaGCATGGCACAAACGCTAGCGATGCCTATAGCTCCCTCTCTCGCCCTAATCTCAAACCCTAGACCTCTTTCCAGAGCCGTCTATTTCCCTATTCTCAACCCTCCCAAG GTGAGAGAGTTAAGCATAGAGTGCGCTCGAGTTGGCGGAGTGGAGATTCCGAACAACAAGAGAATTGAGTTCTCGCTACAGTACATCCATGGAATTGGAAGGAGCAGAGCTCGTAAGATTATCTGCGATATAAGCATGGACAACAAGGTCACTAAGGATCTCAGCGAAGAGGATCTCATCACTCTTAGAGATGAAGTCTCCAAATACGTCATTGAAGGCGATTTG AGGAGGTTTAATGCGCTGAATATAAGGAGATTGAAGGAGATTCAATGTTATAGAGGATAG
- the LOC107643744 gene encoding 30S ribosomal protein S13, chloroplastic isoform X1, translated as MAQTLAMPVAPSLALISNPRPLSRAVYFPVLNPPKVRGLSIECARVGGVEIPNNKRIEFSLQYIHGIGRSRARKILYDISMDNKITKDLSEEDLITLRDEVPKYVIEGDLQQRKKKNNSSMAQTLAMPIAPSLALISNPRPLSRAVYFPILNPPKVRELSIECARVGGVEIPNNKRIEFSLQYIHGIGRSRARKIICDISMDNKVTKDLSEEDLITLRDEVSKYVIEGDLRRFNALNIRRLKEIQCYRG; from the exons ATGGCACAAACGCTAGCGATGCCCGTAGCTCCCTCTCTCGCCCTAATCTCAAACCCTAGACCTCTTTCCAGAGCCGTCTATTTCCCTGTTCTCAACCCTCCCAAG GTGAGAGGGTTAAGCATAGAGTGCGCTCGAGTTGGCGGAGTGGAGATTCCGAACAACAAGAGAATTGAGTTCTCGCTACAGTACATCCATGGAATCGGAAGGAGCAGAGCTCGCAAGATTCTCTACGATATAAGCATGGACAACAAGATCACTAAGGATCTCAGCGAAGAGGATCTCATCACTCTTAGAGATGAAGTCCCCAAATATGTCATTGAAGGCGATTTG cagcagagaaagaagaagaacaactcgaGCATGGCACAAACGCTAGCGATGCCTATAGCTCCCTCTCTCGCCCTAATCTCAAACCCTAGACCTCTTTCCAGAGCCGTCTATTTCCCTATTCTCAACCCTCCCAAG GTGAGAGAGTTAAGCATAGAGTGCGCTCGAGTTGGCGGAGTGGAGATTCCGAACAACAAGAGAATTGAGTTCTCGCTACAGTACATCCATGGAATTGGAAGGAGCAGAGCTCGTAAGATTATCTGCGATATAAGCATGGACAACAAGGTCACTAAGGATCTCAGCGAAGAGGATCTCATCACTCTTAGAGATGAAGTCTCCAAATACGTCATTGAAGGCGATTTG AGGAGGTTTAATGCGCTGAATATAAGGAGATTGAAGGAGATTCAATGTTATAGAGGATAG